The Trichosurus vulpecula isolate mTriVul1 chromosome 3, mTriVul1.pri, whole genome shotgun sequence genome includes a window with the following:
- the ADA gene encoding adenosine deaminase, with product MSQPPVFDKPKVELHVHLDGAIKPETILYYAERRGIPLPANTVEELRDIIGMDKPLSLPEFLAKFDYYMPAIAGDREAVKRVAYEFVEMKAKEGVVYVEVRYSPHLLANSKVEPIPWNQAEGDLTPDEVVFLVSQGLQEGERDFQVKVRSILCCMRHMPNWSPEVVELCKKYRNQTVVAIDLAGDETLEGSTLFSGHVEAYEEAVKSGVHRTVHAGEVGSAEVVEQAVNILHTERIGHGYHTLEDATLYEKLLKENMHFEVCPWSSYLTGAWNPDTPHAVIRFKDDKANYSLNTDDPLIFKSTIDTDYQMVKTQMGFTEDEFIRLNINAAKSSFLPDNEKEELLDQLYEAYQIPQPTSQVSK from the exons GAGGAGAGGAATCCCACTTCCCGCCAATACAGTAGAGGAGCTCCGGGACATCATTGGCATGGACAAGCCCCTAAGCCTCCCTGAGTTCTTGGCTAAGTTTGACTACTACATGCCAGCCATTGC GGGTGACCGGGAGGCCGTTAAACGAGTGGCCTATGAGTTCGTGGAGATGAAAGCCAAGGAGGGCGTGGTGTATGTGGAGGTGAGATATAGCCCCCACCTGCTGGCCAACTCCAAGGTGGAGCCCATTCCCTGGAATCAGGCTGA AGGAGACCTCACACCTGATGAAGTCGTGTTTCTCGTTAGCCAGGGCCTGCAGGAGGGCGAGCGAGACTTTCAAGTCAAAGTCAGGTCTATTCTATGCTGCATGCGCCACATGCCAA ACTGGTCCCCTGAAGTGGTGGAACTCTGTAAGAAGTATCGCAACCAGACGGTGGTGGCCATCGACTTGGCTGGAGATGAGACCTTAGAGGGCAGTACCCTCTTTTCTGGGCATGTAGAAGCCTATGAG GAGGCTGTGAAAAGTGGAGTTCATCGGACAGTTCATGCTGGAGAAGTGGGGTCTGCTGAGGTTGTAGAGCAG GCAGTGAATATTCTCCATACTGAGAGGATAGGCCATGGCTACCACACTTTGGAAGACGCCACCCTGTATGAGAAGTTGCTGAAGGAGAACATGCACTTTGAG GTATGCCCCTGGTCGAGCTATCTCACAGGAGCCTGGAATCCGGACACCCCCCATGCAGTCATACG GTTTAAGGACGATAAGGCCAACTATTCCCTCAACACAGATGACCCCCTCATCTTCAAGTCTACCATTGACACAGATTACCAAATGGTGAAAACGCAGATGGGCTTCACTGAGGATGAGTTTATAAGACTG AATATCAATGCAGCCAAATCCAGCTTCCTTCCAGACAATGAGAAAGAGGAGCTCCTTGACCAACTGTATGAGGCCTATCAGATACCACAGCCAACCTCTCAGG TGTCAAAGTGA
- the PKIG gene encoding cAMP-dependent protein kinase inhibitor gamma isoform X1, with translation MLFKSVLRNARGVMEVESSYTDFISCDRTGRRNAVPDIQDDSAAVSVRKLTGNMGELALGGAEGQAEISTSDKEAGTRPEGNEGTTTS, from the exons ATGCTCTTTAAAT ccgTGCTCAGGAATGCTAGAGGCGTGATGGAGGTTGAATCCTCATACACAGACTTCATCTCCTGTGACAGAACGGGCCGTAGGAATGCTGTCCCTGACATCCAGGATGACTCGGCAGCAGTGAGTGTGAGGAAGCTGACGGGGAACATGGGAGAGCTGGCACTCGGAGGAGCAG aaGGGCAGGCAGAGATAAGCACCTCGGACAAGGAAGCTGGCACCAGGCCTGAGGGAAATGAGGGCACTACCACGTCCTGA
- the PKIG gene encoding cAMP-dependent protein kinase inhibitor gamma isoform X3 → MEVESSYTDFISCDRTGRRNAVPDIQDDSAAVSVRKLTGNMGELALGGAEGQAEISTSDKEAGTRPEGNEGTTTS, encoded by the exons ATGGAGGTTGAATCCTCATACACAGACTTCATCTCCTGTGACAGAACGGGCCGTAGGAATGCTGTCCCTGACATCCAGGATGACTCGGCAGCAGTGAGTGTGAGGAAGCTGACGGGGAACATGGGAGAGCTGGCACTCGGAGGAGCAG aaGGGCAGGCAGAGATAAGCACCTCGGACAAGGAAGCTGGCACCAGGCCTGAGGGAAATGAGGGCACTACCACGTCCTGA
- the PKIG gene encoding cAMP-dependent protein kinase inhibitor gamma isoform X2 has protein sequence MLFKSVLRNARGVMEVESSYTDFISCDRTGRRNAVPDIQDDSAAVSVRKLTGNMGELALGGAGQAEISTSDKEAGTRPEGNEGTTTS, from the exons ATGCTCTTTAAAT ccgTGCTCAGGAATGCTAGAGGCGTGATGGAGGTTGAATCCTCATACACAGACTTCATCTCCTGTGACAGAACGGGCCGTAGGAATGCTGTCCCTGACATCCAGGATGACTCGGCAGCAGTGAGTGTGAGGAAGCTGACGGGGAACATGGGAGAGCTGGCACTCGGAGGAGCAG GGCAGGCAGAGATAAGCACCTCGGACAAGGAAGCTGGCACCAGGCCTGAGGGAAATGAGGGCACTACCACGTCCTGA